In Leptospira sp. WS58.C1, a single genomic region encodes these proteins:
- a CDS encoding acyl-CoA thioesterase, which translates to MIITPIQTRWNDLDPFAHVNNARYMSYFEIGRVDYCSKKFNTKDIYDVPFLLARMEVDMLKAVELFHPIEVWTCVSKIGNKSWDFTSLIRHTETKEIFTKAKTVQVSYDHRNKSSIPIPDWIRKILVEDLEIFKATFEKAD; encoded by the coding sequence ATGATTATCACTCCGATCCAAACCAGATGGAACGATTTGGATCCTTTCGCGCATGTGAATAATGCCAGATACATGTCCTATTTTGAGATAGGACGAGTGGATTATTGTTCCAAAAAATTCAATACCAAAGATATCTACGATGTTCCATTCTTACTCGCAAGAATGGAAGTGGATATGCTTAAGGCAGTCGAATTATTTCATCCGATAGAAGTTTGGACCTGCGTTTCTAAAATCGGGAATAAGTCATGGGATTTTACTTCCTTAATACGACATACGGAAACCAAGGAAATTTTTACTAAGGCAAAAACGGTCCAAGTGTCTTACGATCATAGGAATAAATCCTCTATACCGATCCCGGATTGGATCCGTAAAATTTTGGTAGAGGATTTGGAGATATTCAAAGCCACATTTGAAAAAGCGGATTGA
- a CDS encoding ankyrin repeat domain-containing protein — MENDSVKPGPKLITANTIVDSNRESYPVEVQTISFILNLCNVGIPTKNEFIKPTLIKVACIFLIFFLSGSELFSKENSVRKIYVHKLKLENGVPKYLESRFRNGIINSILKNFEGKFNIADDDSLAALLKQVELSQKLNCNDEICMKQIADAIDADELISGSIFLSNKGYKINLRSQKRDSVALTYSIKTSFDLEFPEYQIDYYSSEAGRKLIDPRYAINFAAAFPGIVEKVEFPSFKVQDDKTGEINVLNFKIEDQSAKNFIETIRPKLSKADDLVKEKLYEKSILEYGETLNALEQRLSDRSRSEMSDYLKNIRGKISNSYFLIYKDKFSEIDSSAQKGGEVSFLKRLSEEYTQLKKEYITKTPSSFRLAEFEKALDDRIEKLNFLIFGLQEKEGDRLYADFDFSGAILNYKSVRNELIKLRSGPESSALKARVERKILTSETTGRSYLQSKLSGLYQSLERSFLAEALESDPERKKNHIEKIGEGFRQILEILARSEFVSEEQIKYFNHFRTKAAPQVGKNLFDQGTADLLLHEGIDKKSKTQVDTCIKLGANPNSTHSDSGKNAAQRLAESDMILISSDSLKIVRSSLKTDASLDPDFFESVRQRKIDDINRFVLRGSDPNTKDYLDNTPLHKSAGFGYYEVSAFLLQIGAELNSKNGEGETPLHRAVLHGFYELCALFLRSGADPSATRNDGMTPLHLAVQFPEITRLLLQRGSDLNLKNDDGWTPVHKAAESGHPESLKLLIQAGARVNEKDNIGWTPMDWAVQKNRYENPNIVKILKKAGAECQVNCVE; from the coding sequence TTGGAAAACGATTCCGTAAAGCCTGGGCCCAAGTTAATAACGGCAAACACCATCGTGGATTCCAATCGGGAATCTTATCCTGTAGAAGTTCAAACGATCAGCTTCATTCTGAATCTTTGTAATGTTGGAATTCCAACAAAGAACGAATTTATTAAGCCCACCCTTATAAAAGTCGCTTGTATTTTTTTAATTTTCTTTCTCTCTGGTTCGGAACTTTTTTCGAAAGAAAATTCGGTCCGGAAGATCTATGTCCATAAACTGAAATTAGAAAACGGTGTGCCAAAATATCTAGAGAGTAGATTTAGGAACGGGATCATCAATTCCATATTAAAAAATTTTGAAGGAAAATTCAATATAGCCGACGATGATTCTTTGGCGGCACTTCTAAAACAAGTTGAGCTAAGCCAAAAATTGAACTGTAACGACGAGATCTGTATGAAACAGATCGCAGATGCGATCGATGCGGACGAACTGATCTCAGGTTCTATCTTTCTTTCAAATAAAGGGTATAAGATCAATCTAAGATCCCAAAAAAGGGATTCTGTGGCGCTCACTTATTCGATCAAAACTTCTTTCGATTTGGAGTTTCCCGAATACCAGATCGATTATTATTCCTCGGAAGCCGGTCGCAAACTGATCGATCCAAGATACGCAATCAACTTTGCAGCGGCGTTCCCTGGAATAGTAGAGAAGGTAGAATTCCCCAGCTTTAAGGTCCAAGATGATAAAACCGGAGAGATTAATGTTTTAAATTTCAAAATAGAGGACCAGAGCGCGAAAAATTTTATAGAAACGATCCGGCCTAAACTTTCCAAAGCGGACGACCTGGTAAAAGAAAAACTCTATGAGAAATCGATTTTGGAATACGGGGAAACCTTAAACGCCTTAGAACAAAGACTTTCGGACAGATCCAGATCGGAGATGTCCGACTATCTAAAAAATATCAGAGGCAAAATTTCAAATTCATATTTTCTAATATATAAGGATAAATTCTCAGAAATAGACTCATCCGCACAGAAAGGAGGAGAGGTCTCTTTTTTAAAGAGATTAAGCGAAGAATATACACAGCTCAAAAAAGAATACATAACCAAAACACCTTCTTCTTTCCGATTGGCAGAATTTGAAAAAGCATTAGATGATCGGATCGAAAAACTGAATTTTCTGATCTTCGGTCTCCAAGAGAAGGAAGGGGACAGACTTTATGCGGACTTCGATTTTAGCGGCGCTATCTTAAATTATAAATCCGTTCGAAACGAGCTTATCAAATTAAGATCAGGGCCCGAATCCTCCGCATTAAAAGCAAGAGTGGAAAGAAAGATCCTCACTTCCGAAACTACCGGAAGATCGTATTTGCAAAGTAAACTTTCCGGATTGTACCAAAGTTTGGAAAGATCATTTTTAGCGGAAGCATTGGAATCGGACCCGGAACGCAAAAAAAATCATATCGAAAAAATTGGAGAAGGTTTCAGACAGATCCTGGAAATTTTAGCCAGATCCGAATTTGTTTCGGAAGAACAGATCAAATATTTCAATCATTTCCGGACAAAAGCAGCTCCTCAGGTTGGTAAAAATTTATTCGACCAGGGAACAGCGGACCTTCTTCTTCATGAAGGAATCGATAAAAAATCCAAAACACAGGTGGATACCTGCATCAAGTTAGGGGCAAATCCGAATTCTACTCATTCGGATTCGGGAAAAAACGCTGCCCAAAGATTAGCGGAAAGCGATATGATCCTGATCAGCTCGGACTCCTTAAAGATCGTAAGAAGTTCCCTCAAAACCGACGCAAGTTTGGATCCGGATTTTTTTGAATCAGTGCGCCAAAGAAAGATAGATGACATCAATCGATTCGTACTAAGAGGCTCCGATCCGAATACGAAAGATTATTTGGACAATACACCTTTGCACAAGTCAGCCGGTTTCGGATACTATGAAGTATCCGCCTTCCTTTTACAGATAGGAGCGGAATTGAATTCCAAAAACGGAGAAGGGGAAACTCCATTGCATAGAGCGGTTCTTCATGGTTTCTACGAGTTATGTGCATTGTTCTTAAGATCAGGTGCAGATCCGAGTGCGACGAGAAATGACGGAATGACCCCTTTACATTTGGCTGTCCAATTTCCCGAGATCACAAGATTACTTTTGCAGAGAGGATCGGATCTAAATTTAAAGAATGACGATGGATGGACACCTGTTCACAAGGCCGCGGAAAGTGGACACCCTGAATCTTTAAAACTTTTGATCCAAGCAGGTGCAAGAGTAAACGAAAAAGATAATATCGGTTGGACACCGATGGACTGGGCGGTCCAAAAGAATCGGTACGAAAACCCGAATATAGTGAAGATCCTAAAAAAAGCAGGAGCGGAATGCCAAGTGAACTGTGTGGAGTAA